One region of Chlorobiota bacterium genomic DNA includes:
- a CDS encoding ferrous iron transport protein A codes for MSFSQSVPLVNLRKGDRGVILALPEHSELRSQCIRLGICLGAHLQCSQRLPGGTIVIEIGRQEIAIGKALAEGIEVSMEEGEAANR; via the coding sequence ATGTCCTTTTCCCAATCGGTACCGCTGGTGAACCTTCGCAAAGGGGATCGTGGGGTGATCCTTGCGCTGCCGGAACATTCCGAGCTGCGGTCGCAATGCATCCGTCTTGGAATCTGCCTGGGCGCGCACCTGCAATGCAGCCAACGGCTTCCCGGGGGGACCATTGTTATCGAGATTGGCCGGCAAGAAATCGCAATCGGGAAGGCATTGGCAGAAGGGATTGAAGTAAGCATGGAGGAGGGGGAAGCTGCCAATCGCTGA